The region GCACGTCGTTGGCCGCTTGAGAAAGGAACTCCAACTTCGCCTTCGGCGTCGAAGCGCCGTAGCTGGTGTAGGTCAGGGCCAGGGCTCGGAGTGGAGGGTGCCCGGCGGTCGCCGCGCACTGCGACGTGACCTCGTAGTAGGCATCGGCTTTGTCGAGCTCGCCCAGGTCCCAAGCCACCCAACCGGCCAGGGCAGCCGCTTCTCCGGCGGCGATGGTGAGAGCCCGTTCGTGCTCGCCGGCACGAGGCAGAGCCGCGGTGATCGCGTCAAGAGAGGTAGGTCATCTCTGCCACGGCCGAGTACGTGTCGCGGCGGAGCTGTTCCGTGCGGAATCTACTGCCGAGCAGGGGCACTACTTCGTCGCGAAGGTGGCCCGCGAGGGCCGAGCGCCACGACCTCGACATATACCAACGCAAGCTGCTGGCGACCGCCGCGTACTCGGCCGCCGGCCTCGCCTTGCCCACCGCCTCGTGGTGAGCAGCCGCCCCTGCCGCAGCGGCGAAGCGCCCAGCGGTCTCCCTCCGGCTGGTGGCCCAGGCCGACATCGACGACGTCCGCGACCTGACGACCTTCTACTCCGCGCGCGACCAGCAGCGCGGCGGAGCCTCCCCTCCAGGAGTTGGGGCCCGTTGTTGCGGACGTTGTTGACGGTCGTGGAGACCGGCCGGGCGTCCAGGTGGCCGTCGGCGGGCTGGGTGAGCAGCGCCCGCAGTTCGTCGGGGTCCTGGCGGTGGGGGTCGAGCCAGGAGTCGTAGTGGTCCGCCGTGAGGGCGAGCGGCATGCGGGGGTGAACGCGGCCGGCCGTGTCGGTGGCTTCGGTGGTGATGATGGTGCAGGTCGTCAGCCAGGCGGCGGGGTCGTCGTCCTGCTTGACCTCCGGGTTGCGCCAGTACTCGTACAGGCCGGCGAGCGCCATCACCTGCTGGTCCTCGGGATGGATGAAGTACGGCTGCTTGTGGGCCTTGCCCGTGTCGGGGTCCTTGCCCTGCTCCCATTCGTAGAAGCCGTTGGCCGGCAGCAGGCAGCGGTGTTTGGCGAATGCGCGGCGGTAGGCGGGATTCTCATGCACGGTCTCCACGCGCGCGTTGATCATCCGCGCGCCGATTTTCATGTCCTTCGCCCAGGACGGCACCAGGCCCCAGCGCAGCGGACGCAACTCCCGCTCCACCGCGGTGGCATCGGTCTGGTCGCGCGGCATGCGCTCGAGGACGGCCCACACGTTGTTGGTCGGGGCGACGTTCCAGTTCGGCGCCAGCGCCTCCTCGGCACGCCAGTCGGTGACCTGGAAAAGCTGGACCAGGTCCTCGGGACTGCGGGTGGAGACATAGCGGCCGCGCGTGGCACCACTGTGCCACCGGCGGCGCCGACCGCAGCGCCGTTCGCTGGCCCGTGTCGGGCCGTGCACGTCGGCGTGGCAAGGCAGTCCCGAGGCTGACTCCAGCGGTTGCTTGAGTAGCCCGCCGATGCGGTATCGGGTAGCCGTTCACAAGGCGGCCGTGGCAGAGCCCGCTCGGGCAATCGACTCGCTAGTGCCACTTCGAGGCCCACCCAGGTTTCGATCTGCGGAGAATTCGCAGGTCAACACCCTCGGATGAAGGGCCAGTCAGTGGCCGAGTCCTCCCGGTCCCGCAGTTGCGCGGATAACCGTCGGCTGCCTCATCGTGCTCTTGGCCTGCCAGTGGCAGCCCGCTTCCTGTTTCCTCTGCGCGTCCGTCCGCGCAGCCAATCCCCTCCAGAGTCCTCCTGTGATCACACCCGCTCAGGGCTGCCCCCCTCAACAGCTCTGCCAGCTCCTGCAGGGTGTCGGCTCACCGAAGACCGGTGCCTATGTTCTGAATATGCCGTCTGCAAAAGGCACGGCGCGCTCCGGCACCAGCGCGCTGGCGGTCGTCGATCGGGGTGTCCGGGGAAGCTCATGCCAAGCGGCGGGGGGAACGGCATGCGGGATGCTCAGTACGTTGGCAGGACGTCACCTTCGGGCGGGGCTTTCAGCTCATCAGGGACGTTCTCACCGCAGAGAGCCGTATGGCCGACCGCGCGGCGCGCTCCCCCGCGGACGACACCAGGCAGGTGTCCGCCATCATCTTCCTCCGCATCCGAGGAGCCCTGAGGTGTTCTCGCGTCCACTCTCCGTGTGCCGCGAAGGCGGCGCAGGCCGGCTCTGCAGCCGTTGCACCGCCCGGAGCGTGGCATGAACGCTTCCGCAGTCACCAGCGTCATCACGGGCGGCCTGCTCGGGGCAGTGGCCGACGCACCCTGGTGGGGCAGCTGTGCCGTCGTTCTCATCGTCTTTGGGATCGGCTCACAGAGACATCCGCAGTGGATCAACCACCCGATGCGGGGACGACATGAAGGCGCAGGAGCTGCCGCAATCCACCCTGGGCGGGCGGAGATCCGGTTCGAACAGACGTACCGTAGGGGCGTGGCAACGTACGAATTTCCCCCGATGCTGATCGACGCCCAGAACGAGCTTGATCAGGTCCGCGCCGACCTCCGAGCTCTCTTCGCAAAGGTGCCGTGGTCGGTGGAGCCGATGGACGCGTGGGAGACGCACGAGAACGCGTGGCGGCCGGCGTCCCGTCCCGCCTCGCCCGGCTGGGACCCGGAGGACGCCGCGGAGATCGCCCGGCTGCGGGCGAGGGAACTCGAACTCGCTGAGGTTCTCGTGTGCCACCCGGCCGAGTTCGCTCCCGGCGATGTACAGGCCGCCCGCGATGCGCTCAAGCACCACCGCGAGCAGGAGTCGGCCAGCGCGGCAAGCTGACCAGGCGGCCGAGCAGCTGCGCAGAATCCTCTTGAGCAGGAGTTCAGACGGCACTTCACCGCGCAGCGGGGGGCTCCGTCCTGGACGACGGACTTGTTTGGGCCGGGCGTCGTGCCGTCGGACACTCCGGGCTGCGGCATCCCGACGGAACGTCGTCCTAGGCGCCCCGCTGCCGCCGGGCCCGACTTCTTTGCCGCCGCGGTCTTCTTCGCGGTCTTCCTGACGGGCGTCTTCTTCGCCGGCTTCCTGGCCGCTGGCTTTTTCGGCATCTCGTGGACCTCGGCATCACCCACGTCCTCGCCGCGCGCTGCCTGGGCCTTGCGGACGCTCTCCTGCAGGGCGGCCATCAGGTCGACGACCTTGCCGCCCGGTTCCTCGGCCTCAGTGCTCGGCTTGGGTGGCTGTCGGCCCTCGGCCTTCGCCTCGAGCACCGCTTCCAGGGCCTTCCGGTACTCGTCCTGGTAGCCGGAGATGTCGTCCGTCGTCATCGAGTCGATCAGCTGAAGGACTTCGTCGATCTCGGAGTCGTCGACCTTGGCCTCCTTCGGTGCGAGCTCGGAGGGGTCACGCACCTCGTCGTCCCACTTGAGCACGTGCGCGACCAGCGCCCCGTCCCGCACCCGCAGCAGCACCAGGCGCTCACGCCCATGCCACGCCAGCTTCGCGACGGCCACCTTCGTGTTGCGGGCCAGCGCCCGGGCGATCAGGGCGTACGGCTTCGCTGCGACTTGGCCGTCGTACTGCAGGAAGTAGCTGTCGCCGCTGAGCCGCACCGGGTCGATCGACGCGGCCGGCACGAACGCGACGATCTCTATCGCTTTCGCGGTCGGCAGCGGCATCTGTTCCAGCTCTTCGTCCGTGACGGCGACCAGCGTGTCCTTGGAGACCTCGTACCCCTTGCCGATCTCGGCCGCGGACACTTCGCGGTCCTCCGCCTCGCAGTACTTGCGCACCCGCACCCGGCCCAGGTCCTCAGTATGGACCTGATGGAAACGGACCGAACGGTCCTCGGTGGCGCTCATCAGCTTCACCGGAATGGTTATCTAGAGGTATCTAGAGGTGGTTTCTCGGCGTAGGGCATGTGAGGTCAGGGCTCATTCGGCTGTGTGGCTGACGGGTATCTGATAGGTCACTGGCAGGTCTGGCACGTTAGACCTTTCGTGATCTTTCATGCCGAGCGAGCGACGGTGGCTGGCCCTTCGGGAGTGGCATGGGTGGTGGTGGACGAGCAGTTCCGCCTGCATCCGGAGTCGACTGCGTACCTGGATGCTGTACGCGGTATGGGTCGGTCGGTGAACACCGAACGGAACTACGCGTACGGTCTGGCTCTCTACCTGACCTGGTGTGATGAACGAGCGTTCTCGTGGTCGGACCCAGGTTTCGAGAATCTGCTGAGGCTCCGGAACTGGCTCGTCAGCACGCCGCTGCCGGTGCGGGGCCGAAGAGTTCAGCCCGTCATCCGGTATCGCAAGGACGGCTAGGCGAACGCCGTGCTGGGGACGATGACGCAGTTCCTTCGGTTCGGGGTTGGCCCAGGCTGGGTGTCGGAGCGTGTCGCCGCGTCGCTGTCTCAGCCCAAGTACATGCGGTTCCTGCCGGCCGGAGTCGGCGGTTGAGGGTCGGGGCCTTCGCGTGGTTCAGGAAAGGATGCTGAGGTTCGCCACGACCGACCCCGGGATCGAGTGCGGTTACTCCAGAGCAGGTCGAGTTGATGATCCGGCTGGCCACCGTGCGTAGCCTCATCCGCCGAGCCTGGACCACCCACCGCTGGGAGGGACGCCCCCGGCGCCGACCCTGAACGACCACGTACCTTCCCCCGAGGTGTGGATCGAGCTGCTGGATGGCCTCAGCGTAGTCCGCTCCGCTTGATCTCCTTCAAACCGCGCCCGGGGCGGCTTGCTTCTCCTGCTTGTCTGCAAGGAAGTCGGTGATCCGGTGGTTCGTCTGGGTGGGCATGGCGGTGGGCATAGCAAAGTGGGTGAGTTCGGCGAGGATCTCGATCCGGGCGTCCGGTACGGCTTTGCGGGCGCAGGCTGCGACTTTCGCGGCGTCGTGGGCGTCGCTGCGGCCGGCGAGTAGGACCAGCAGCGGAACGCTCAGTGCCGTCGGGTCCGGGCGACGGCCGACGACCAGTTTCCGGTTCGCGAAGCCCGAGACCGCCAAGGCATAGAGCCGCTTCCAGCCCAGGTCGGTGTCGGTCCCTGCGGTCTCGCGGTCCAGGTAGACGCGTGCGCGGGCTTGCGTCGGGCGGAGCAGTATCGGCAGCGAGCGCAGCAGGAAACCCGGGCGGAAGTTGGCGAAACACTGGGTCGGGTCGAGCAGTACCAGCCGATCGACCCGCCACGCGGCGTGCAGGGCATAGGTCAGGGCGATCCAACCGCCGTAGGAGTGGCCCAGCAGGTGCATGCGGGACACGGTGAGGCCGTCGAGCAGCGCGTCCAACCAGGCCATCAGGTCGGTGGTGGTGCGCAGCGGGCGTCCACCGGGGATGCTGTGTCCGGCATCGCCCAGGATGTCGACGGCCAGCACCCGGTGGTGCGTGCCAAGAGCTGGGGCATTGGCGAACCAGACCGCGCCGGTGGAACCGCCACCGTGTAGAAGGAGGACTGGAGTGGCGTCAGCGGGGCCGTAGGCGTGGACACGGGTGGTCCCATACGGGGTGGGAACGTCGATCTCGGCGGTACCGGTGGGCCAGCGGGCGAGCAGTGCGTCGTAAGCGGCGAAGAACTCTTGGGATGAGGACACAGTGAACCCCCGGAGAATCGTCTCGTTGACCAAGTATCTCGCTTAGCGAGATACTAGCCCGGTGAGTGATGACATCAACCCCGCGATGCGGCTGGTCCATCTACTGCGCGCAGTGACCGTGGAACTCGATCTGCGCGGCGCCGAGTTCGCCGCGAAAAACGGCCTGCACCCGACCGATCTGCGGGCCCTCATCCACCTGCTTGACGCCGACCGGGCGTGCACCGATGTCACCCCGGGACGACTCGGTGCGGCGCTGCGGCTCAACTCGGCCGGCACCACTGCCCTGCTCGACCGGCTGGAGCGCCTGGGGCTCGTCCGCCGCAGGCGCGATGAAAACGACCGACGGCGCGTCGTACTGACGGTGGAGCAGAAAGCCGTGGAGCTGGGTCGGTCCTTCTTCGGCCCGCTCATCGCCAACCTGGTCGAGGCGACCGAGGACTTCACCCCGGGCGAACTGGACATCGTTCACCGCTACCTGACCGCCGCCCTTCGAGCAGCCGCTCCCGGCTACGACGCGTCGACGCCCGCAGCCACCGCCGCGATGCCGCCAACACCACAGCCGTTCCCACAGCGGTTCGGTCAGCCATGATGGCAGCGCAGGCACATGATCTGGCAGTGGCGTGAGATGCCGCGGGAGTTCGGTGCCTGGTCGACCGTTTCGAACCGCTTCCGGCAGTGGCAACCGCTGCGAGGCTACCGTCCTCGTTGCCGCCATCAACGAGTGGTTGTGACGAACTGGTCCGACGACAGCTCGAACACCCGGACTCGCCGACCGCCGGTGGGATTGACGGTCTCACGGACCGGATGCATCCCCAGTTTGGTCATGATCCGTTCGGAGGCGTCGTTGCCCACTTGAGTGATGCTGACGATCCGCTCCAGCCCTCGCTCTTCGAACCCGAACCGTACAGCGGCCGCAGCGGCCTCGGTGGCCAAGCCCTGCCCCCAATGGGAACGTCCTAGCCGCCAGCCGACCTCAACCGCCGGCAGTACCTCCGGCAAGAAGTGGGGCACCGAAAGGCCGGTAAACCCGGCCAGCTCGCCAGTGGACCGGATCTCCACGGCGAACAGGCCGAAGCCCTGTGACTCCCACTCGCTCTCCCATGCCTCGATCCGGCTGCGAGTCTGTTGTTCGTCACGGACACTGCCGTCACGGATCCACCGCATGACCTCAGGGTCGGCATTGATGGCAGCCATGGGCGCAACGTCTTCCTCGCGCCAGCGACGCAGGATCAAACGGGGAGTTTCAAGCGTGGCCATCGAATCATTCTGGATCACAAATGGACTCTCCGTCATCCTCACCAGGCACTTTCGATGCCCGCCCTAGGGGATGGCCACCGGCTCCGCGCAAAGGTCGATGGTGAACGCCACCCGGTCGAGTCCGGGACCGTCGTAGTCCGGCTTCACGGCTGAGGCCATGAAGCCGAGTCGGGTGTGAAATGCCCGTGACGCAGTGTTCTCCGGGCTGGTGATGCAGTGCACGTAACGGCGCCCGTGTGACCGAGCGAGCGCGAAGAAGGCCCGGTAAAGAGCACGCCCGACACCCTGCCCGTGCAGCGGCGGGTCTACGCCGACGAAGTGCACATAGGCGGTTTCGGGCTCTGTCTGCGACAGGAAGCCGACCAGGAAGGCGGCAACTTCTCCACTGCCGCGTTCGACCAGAAAACTGGTGGTGGTGAAGTGCTGGAAATACAGCCGGGGCAGAAGCAGCGCACGTTCCGTCGCCCCGGCCTCCCCCTTCAAGCCACCCCACCACGTGTCCAGTACGGCGAGCACGCGGAGATGGTCTTCGTCGGCAAGGTGTCGGACCCTCAGGCCAGCGGGAAGATCGTCGATCATCTGTGCAGTCTGTCAGCCGCGCGAGGCGGATCGCGAACTTGGCCGCTGCTGGCCGCGACGACTCAAAGGTGCGCACGACAAGCCGACAGCGGCCACGTTCAGTTACCTCAGTAACTGGCCGTACTTAGAGGTCGCACAGATAGGCGGTCGACAGACGGGGACAGACACGGTTCCGTGATCATGGAGTTGCGACGCCCTGTGAGCCGACCTCTGTCTTGTGACAGCGAATCTCGTTCGATTGCCACTGAACTTTGACCACCGGTACTCATCAGCCCCCTTGGAATCGATCATCTAGGCTGACGCGGTGACTGATGAGCAGGAGCGGGTGCAGCCGTCGGGAGTGTGGGCCACAGCGGTCGGGGTGGCCAGGGTGCGGGCGCTGGAGACCGAGCGGGAGAACGCGTTGTTCCGCGACCCACTGGCACAGGCCTTCGCCACCGCCGGTGGCCTATGGCCCTCCTCGCCGCCGCTGCCCGATGACGAGGCCGCGCGCCGCCGCCGGCTGGCGGTGTCGTTCTCCATTGTCATCAGGACGAAGTTCCTCGACGACCTGTTGCAGCAGGCCTCCGCGTCCGGGGTCCGGCAGGTCGTGCTGCTCGGCGCTGGCATGGACAGCCGGGCCTTCCGGATGGAGTGGCCCGAGGGCACCCGGCTGTTCGAGGTCGACACCGCCGCACCACTGGACTTCAAGGCTTCGGTGTTACGCCAGGAGCGGGCCGTCGCATGCTGCGAGCGGATCACCGTCGCGGTGGATCTGCATGAGGACTGGCCAGGCGAGCTGGCCGCCGCAGGGCACGACCCGGCCGTGCCGACCGCGTGGATCGCCGAAGGACTGCTGATCTATCTGCCCGAGGACGCGGTGGAGCTGCTGCTGGCCCGGATCAGCGCGCAGTCGGCGGCAGGAAGTTGGATGGGGCTGACATTGGGCTCGCGCGGCGTGATCGAGCGTTTTGGCGGGGACGCCGAGCCGGGATCGCCGGCGTCCATGTGGGTCTCGGAGATGCCCGACGACCCGGTGGGCTGGCTGGCCGGGCACGGCTGGGAGGCTGACAGCCACACCCTGCGCGAGCGCGCTGCCGCCTACGGCCGCCCGATCAGCACCCCGCCGCAGCGTGAGGAGCGGCCCGGCGGACTGATCTCGGCGGTCCGCTGGTAAACGCCTCCAGGCGGTCAAACTTCAGTGGCAATCGGTCAAGGTCACTGTCACAGGACACAGTCCAGCCCCACCGAGAGGGGCGAATCCCACAGATTGATCACGACTCGATATGGGCCCTAGGATCCCGCAGCCGATACTCGAGTTGACGACCTACGTTGACGAGACTGACCTTACGTCCTTTCAGCTCATGTCCCCGTCTGGTGTCTCAGGCTCGTGGCATTTCTTCCGGGTCGGTTTCGGCAGTCGACCAGCTGCTTCTGCCCACGCACGCTGGGCTGGTGCCCGCTCCATGCGGCTTGCGATGTCCGTCTTGAACGTGGCGTCCAAGGTCTCCGGGAGCTTGCTGAAGGTGGCGGGGAGCACGTCGAGCAGGCTCAAGAACTGTTCGCCGCTCGGGGCCGTCAGCAGCAGTTCGCATCTCCAGTGCGGCGACACCTCGGGGCGATGGCTGAGGTGATGGACGAGTGCGGGGAACAAGTAGTGCGTCGCTCCGGGAACGAGGTGGTCCCGAAGCCAGTCGACCGGAAGCCGCTGGCTGAAGCCGTATGCACCGGCCTCCCTCTCCAGGTCGAGGAGCTGTTCGGTGTCGACTGCCCGGATCGTGCGGGGAAGGGTTGGGGCCATGCGGTGATGATGCCAAGAAGCCGCCGCGGGGCCGAGAGGTCAGCGGAGCCGGGCTATAGCCAAGGTGCCAACGCTGGCTCCCCGCGTTGAGGGATCTCCCCTTCCGCCACTCGGAAGAGTGAACGCTCCGAGCTGCAAGTCTTGCAGGGTCTCGCGGTTGGTGTCGGAGACCGCCCTCGTGACCTGCTGTTCTTCCGTCGCCTCATGGCGTGTCGGACATGGGAGCCTCAGCTTTGTGTCGCTTCCTCGGCGGTCTGTCTTGATCGGAGCAGACCGCCGGGCTTGTGACCTGGGCTGTCGCGCACCTTCCGAGTCAGCAGCCCGCAGGTCTCCCACCTGTGCGGGTGCCAGGTGGTTTGGGGACGAGCGCAGTGTCGGGGCGGAAGTGCGGGCAGGCGTCGACGCCGTCGGCGAGGGCCTGGACGCGGGCTGCCGGAGCGGAACTCGCGTGGACAAGCCTCCGGGTGTGTGACCCGCTCGATCGCGCCGTGCGGTCAATGAGCTTTCCCAGACCCCCGTCGGACGGGTGGATCAGCGCAGTCCGGCGAAGAGATCGTTCTCGGGTATGGCCGCGCCGGTGGCGTCCTGGACACGTACGAAGGTCTCCATGCCCATCAACTCGCCGAACCTCTCCTTGCCCATCTTGAGGAAGAAGATGTTCTCGCCCTGACTGGCGTGCGCGGCCAACGCGTCGAACTTCTGACCGCTGAACGCGGTGGCGTCCACCCACGTGGTGATCTCATCGTCGGGGAGGCCGATCTTGGCCATCGCGGCGGCCTCGGCGGGATCCGGCTCCGGCATGTCCTCATGAAACTCGCGCATGATCTCGCCGAACCGCTGCATCATCGAGCGGGGCATCGTGGTCCAGTACACCTTTGGTGTCAGCGCGGTCATCTCCAGTGCCGCCATCGTGATGCGGTGGGCCTGGATGTGGTCGGGGTGGCCGTAGAAGCCGTTCTCGTCGTAGGTGACGACCACATCAGGTCGGTAGTGCCGCATGAGTTCCGCGAGTCGGGCCGCGCCTTCCTGCACGGGGGTCTGCCAGAAGGATCCGGGGGCGTCGTTGCTCGGCCAGCCCGTCATCCCGGAGTCGGCATAGTCCAGCATCTCCAGATCGCTGACCTTCAGGACGTCACAGCTCGCCTCAAGTTCTTGACGGCGCATCAAGGCGACCGCCGCCGTATCGTGCCCGGGATCGCCCGGCTTGACACCTCCCGGTCCGTCACCGCAACCGCCGTCGGTACACGTCACGAGAACCGTGCGGATGCCTTCCGCCGCGTACCGCGCGAGGACCCCTCCGGTTCCGGTGGCCTCGTCGTCGGGGTGGGCGTGTACTGCCATGAGCGTCAAGGGCCGGTCAGTCATGAAACAGTCCTCCTGCAGAAATACGTCGTGGTCCGAGTGCGCGGCGGGCGTACCGCGACCCTGGGGCCCGGATCCTGGTGGGGCGGACGACCTTGTGGTCTCCGTGTTCCCCGCCCGTGCGGCGCCGGTCCCTCGGTCGATGCAACCGCGCCGGACGGACCGGCTGTTCCCGGCGCGGCCGCTTGGCCTTCCAGGCGTCGGCGTTTCAACGCGAACGAGGTACAGGCGCGACCTGCATGTCTCAGCGCCACATCGGATCCGACTTCCATCCGGCACCAGTCGTGAGATTCCGACACGTAATTTGAGACCCTACAAGTCTGCTTTATGGCTGGGCCATGTCGACGAAGCGGGAGTAGTGGCCCAAGGCGACCGTGACGGTCGCGGTGGGCCCGTGACGGTGCTTGGCGACGATGAAGTCGGCCTCGCCGGCCCTGGGCGAGTCTTTCTCGTACGCGTCCTCGCGGTGCAGGAGGATCACGACGTCGGCGTTGTCCTCGAGGGCTCCGGAGTCCCGCAGATCGTTGATCATCGGCTTCCTGTCGACGCGCTGCTCGGGACTGCGGTTGAGGGTGGAGATCACGACGATCGGGAGGCGGAGCTCCTTAGCGAGGAGTTTCAGGCAGCGGGCGATCTCGGAGATCTCCTCATAGCGGGGGCCGAGCGGCCTGGTGCCGTAGTGAGCAGGTGCACGGCATCGACGACGATGAGCCGCACGCCTGCCCGGGCCTGCAGGTAGCGGCAGTGGGCGCGCAGGTCGTGGACGTTGGAGTAGGAGCCGTCCTGGATGTAGACCGGGGCGGCGCAGACGTCCGGCATTCGCCGGGCAAGGCGGGTCCAGTCCTCGTCGGTCATGGTGCCGGAGCGCATGTGGTGCAGCGCGACGCGGGCTTCGGCGGACAGGATCCGCATGCCGATCTCGTTGCGGTCGGCTTCGAGAGAGAACACGGCGCTGGGCACGATGACCCCGCGCTGAGCAGCAGCTCCTCCACCTCATACAGCCACACCGCATGGGCGGTGATCTCCGCCGGGAACCTGAACCCCTTCTACGACACCGCCGCCCCGGTCCCCACAGCCAGCCCTCCCCGGTGATCAACAAACCCGGCGATCATCCCAGCCCCAAGGCCACCAGCTCAAGTTGACAATGCCCGACCATTGGTAC is a window of Streptomyces sp. NBC_00271 DNA encoding:
- a CDS encoding GNAT family N-acetyltransferase yields the protein MATLETPRLILRRWREEDVAPMAAINADPEVMRWIRDGSVRDEQQTRSRIEAWESEWESQGFGLFAVEIRSTGELAGFTGLSVPHFLPEVLPAVEVGWRLGRSHWGQGLATEAAAAAVRFGFEERGLERIVSITQVGNDASERIMTKLGMHPVRETVNPTGGRRVRVFELSSDQFVTTTR
- a CDS encoding class I SAM-dependent methyltransferase codes for the protein MTDEQERVQPSGVWATAVGVARVRALETERENALFRDPLAQAFATAGGLWPSSPPLPDDEAARRRRLAVSFSIVIRTKFLDDLLQQASASGVRQVVLLGAGMDSRAFRMEWPEGTRLFEVDTAAPLDFKASVLRQERAVACCERITVAVDLHEDWPGELAAAGHDPAVPTAWIAEGLLIYLPEDAVELLLARISAQSAAGSWMGLTLGSRGVIERFGGDAEPGSPASMWVSEMPDDPVGWLAGHGWEADSHTLRERAAAYGRPISTPPQREERPGGLISAVRW
- a CDS encoding GNAT family N-acetyltransferase; its protein translation is MIDDLPAGLRVRHLADEDHLRVLAVLDTWWGGLKGEAGATERALLLPRLYFQHFTTTSFLVERGSGEVAAFLVGFLSQTEPETAYVHFVGVDPPLHGQGVGRALYRAFFALARSHGRRYVHCITSPENTASRAFHTRLGFMASAVKPDYDGPGLDRVAFTIDLCAEPVAIP
- a CDS encoding alpha/beta fold hydrolase; translation: MSSSQEFFAAYDALLARWPTGTAEIDVPTPYGTTRVHAYGPADATPVLLLHGGGSTGAVWFANAPALGTHHRVLAVDILGDAGHSIPGGRPLRTTTDLMAWLDALLDGLTVSRMHLLGHSYGGWIALTYALHAAWRVDRLVLLDPTQCFANFRPGFLLRSLPILLRPTQARARVYLDRETAGTDTDLGWKRLYALAVSGFANRKLVVGRRPDPTALSVPLLVLLAGRSDAHDAAKVAACARKAVPDARIEILAELTHFAMPTAMPTQTNHRITDFLADKQEKQAAPGAV
- a CDS encoding PIG-L family deacetylase, which translates into the protein MTDRPLTLMAVHAHPDDEATGTGGVLARYAAEGIRTVLVTCTDGGCGDGPGGVKPGDPGHDTAAVALMRRQELEASCDVLKVSDLEMLDYADSGMTGWPSNDAPGSFWQTPVQEGAARLAELMRHYRPDVVVTYDENGFYGHPDHIQAHRITMAALEMTALTPKVYWTTMPRSMMQRFGEIMREFHEDMPEPDPAEAAAMAKIGLPDDEITTWVDATAFSGQKFDALAAHASQGENIFFLKMGKERFGELMGMETFVRVQDATGAAIPENDLFAGLR
- a CDS encoding MarR family winged helix-turn-helix transcriptional regulator — encoded protein: MRLVHLLRAVTVELDLRGAEFAAKNGLHPTDLRALIHLLDADRACTDVTPGRLGAALRLNSAGTTALLDRLERLGLVRRRRDENDRRRVVLTVEQKAVELGRSFFGPLIANLVEATEDFTPGELDIVHRYLTAALRAAAPGYDASTPAATAAMPPTPQPFPQRFGQP
- the ku gene encoding non-homologous end joining protein Ku yields the protein MSATEDRSVRFHQVHTEDLGRVRVRKYCEAEDREVSAAEIGKGYEVSKDTLVAVTDEELEQMPLPTAKAIEIVAFVPAASIDPVRLSGDSYFLQYDGQVAAKPYALIARALARNTKVAVAKLAWHGRERLVLLRVRDGALVAHVLKWDDEVRDPSELAPKEAKVDDSEIDEVLQLIDSMTTDDISGYQDEYRKALEAVLEAKAEGRQPPKPSTEAEEPGGKVVDLMAALQESVRKAQAARGEDVGDAEVHEMPKKPAARKPAKKTPVRKTAKKTAAAKKSGPAAAGRLGRRSVGMPQPGVSDGTTPGPNKSVVQDGAPRCAVKCRLNSCSRGFCAAARPPGQLAALADSCSRWCLSASRAACTSPGANSAGWHTRTSASSSSLARSRAISAASSGSQPGEAGRDAGRHAFSCVSHASIGSTDHGTFAKRARRSART